The region CTATGAGTATCAGAAAATAGAATAGATAGGCGTCGGTAATGTCGCGACAGTTAGTTCGAGTGGAGCCACTTCGTATCTCCAACACCTCCCCTCGAAGTCGTAGGCTCGAGCTAGGTTACTCGCGCAACTCAATCATCCTAAGCCATCCTGGCACTGAATGTGTTTAGGTCCGGTTAATCCCTTGGTTAATATGTCTGCCGGCATATCATTGGTAGACATATACTGAAGCTCAATCGCGCCCGATGCACAATGATCTCGAATAAAATGGTGGCGCAAGTCAATATGTTTGGTTCTTGAATGATGCACGCCAGTGCTGTATACCAAACGCTGTGCTCCCTGGTTGTCGTTGAATAGTACGGTCCCGTCGCATGGCCTTGCTGTGTCGCGTAATAAGCCTTGAAGATAAATCGCCTCTTTGGTGGCCTCCGACATGGCCATATACTCGGCCTCTACACTCGATAGCGCTACAGTTCGTTGCTTTCGAGCTTCCCAACATATTGCTGCTCCTGCTAGGATAAATGCGTATCCAGAATATGATCGCCTGTCAACTGTGTTGGCACCCCAGTCTGCGTCAACTACTCCGTACAATGGTATATCTGATTTTTGGTACATCAGACCATGACCCTCGGTGCCCCTCAGGTATCTGAGGATTCTTTTGGCTGCCAGCCAGTGCTCAGTTGAATAGTTCGTATTGAATTGACTCAAGAAATTGACTGCGTACGCGATATCTGGTCTCGTAGATACCGCAAGATACATCAATGCTCCAATGAGACGTTGGAAAGGATATTTCCTCATTATCTTCTCATTAGCTCGTGACGGTTTAGTCAGTTGTACATTTGTATCAACTGGAGTCCTTGCTGGTTTGCAATCTTGCATGCCAAACCGCTCCAAGAGCTTCAGTGTATTGGCGCTGTGTTAAGACAACACTATAGTCATTCTCGTCTTGTTGGAACTCGATTCCCAGGCAATGATTTACTGGTCCCAAGTCTTTCATCTCAAATGACTCCGCCAAATTTCGCTTCACCTCCTTCATCCAGCTTGGATCGTTGGTTGCGATCACAATATCGTCGACATAAATCACAATTATCATCACGCAATTTTTCCTCCGCGATGTAAACATACATGGGTCTTGGTCCGTTGGTCGCATACCCATTTGCTTCAGTTTTGACACAAGACGACGATACCATTGCAACCCTCATTGTCGCAATCCATAAAGTGCTTTCTTCAATAAGCACACACTATCTTTTGATGTGCGTTCAATGCATGCAGCCAACGTTTTGCAGTTCTTACAATATCTTCTTTTTGAGTTATTTCCGCATTTGAACCTACATGTTTTCCAGCGATGATCTTCGTCAATACCTCGTGCAACTGCTCAGGTACCTCCATGTACACGTCCTCTTCCAGTTCACCATTGAGATAAGCGGTTACCACATCCATTTGATGGATTTGCAACCCCAATTCTGCCGACAATGCCGCCAATAGTCTAATTGAAGTCGATCTTGCCACGGGAGAATAAGTTTCATGGAAATCCTCCCCTGCACGTTGTGAGCAACCCTTTGCTACGAGACGTACTTTCTTCTTTGTGACT is a window of Temnothorax longispinosus isolate EJ_2023e chromosome 1, Tlon_JGU_v1, whole genome shotgun sequence DNA encoding:
- the LOC139808318 gene encoding uncharacterized protein yields the protein MRKYPFQRLIGALMYLAVSTRPDIAYAVNFLSQFNTNYSTEHWLAAKRILRYLRGTEGHGLMYQKSDIPLYGVVDADWGANTVDRRSYSGYAFILAGAAICWEARKQRTVALSSVEAEYMAMSEATKEAIYLQGLLRDTARPCDGTVLFNDNQGAQRLVYSTGVHHSRTKHIDLRHHFIRDHCASGAIELQYMSTNDMPADILTKGLTGPKHIQCQDGLG